The Solibacillus sp. FSL W7-1464 genome contains a region encoding:
- a CDS encoding electron transfer flavoprotein subunit beta/FixA family protein, with protein sequence MNIFVLVKRTFDTEEKIVVSGGKIQEDGAEFIINPYDEYAIEEAIQKRDALGGKVTVVTIGGEDAEKQLRTALAMGADEAVLINTEDDLDELDQYSSAYILAEYLKDKEADLILAGNVAIDGGSGQVGPRLADLLGINYVTTITSLEIDGTNVKIVRDIEGDAEVLETSLPLLVTAQQGLNEPRYPSLPGIMKAKKKPLAELELDDLDIDEDDVEVKVETVEIYLPPQKAAGRVLEGDLSAQVKELVNLLHNEAKVV encoded by the coding sequence ATGAATATTTTTGTATTAGTAAAACGTACTTTTGACACAGAAGAAAAAATCGTCGTATCCGGCGGTAAGATTCAAGAAGATGGTGCAGAATTCATCATCAACCCATACGATGAGTACGCTATTGAAGAAGCAATTCAAAAGCGCGACGCATTAGGCGGTAAAGTAACAGTTGTGACAATCGGTGGCGAAGATGCAGAAAAGCAATTACGTACAGCTTTAGCAATGGGTGCCGATGAAGCGGTATTGATTAATACAGAAGATGATTTAGATGAGCTTGACCAATATTCTTCAGCTTATATTTTAGCGGAATATTTAAAAGACAAAGAAGCAGATTTAATTTTAGCAGGAAATGTAGCGATCGATGGTGGTTCGGGACAAGTGGGTCCACGCTTGGCAGACTTGCTGGGCATTAACTACGTAACAACAATTACTTCATTGGAAATCGACGGCACGAACGTAAAGATTGTGCGTGATATCGAAGGGGACGCTGAAGTATTAGAAACATCATTACCATTATTAGTAACAGCTCAACAAGGTTTAAACGAGCCACGTTACCCATCATTACCAGGTATTATGAAGGCGAAGAAAAAACCGCTTGCAGAACTGGAATTGGATGATTTGGACATCGATGAAGACGATGTTGAAGTAAAAGTGGAAACAGTTGAAATTTATTTACCGCCACAAAAAGCGGCTGGTCGTGTATTAGAAGGCGATCTTTCTGCACAGGTAAAAGAATTAGTAAACTTACTTCATAACGAAGCAAAAGTAGTCTAA
- a CDS encoding DUF350 domain-containing protein codes for MLGLDFWHHPLVETAGYFSVVVLCLFVSMILFEVVTKYKNWDEIKNGNVAVALATGGKILGVCNIFRYSINQHTSFIEMLGWGLFGFTLLIFAYFLFEFLTPKFNVDEEIAADNRSVGFISFTISLGLSFVIGASIS; via the coding sequence TTGCTGGGATTAGACTTTTGGCACCATCCTCTCGTAGAAACAGCAGGCTATTTTAGTGTGGTAGTCCTTTGCCTATTCGTATCGATGATTTTATTTGAGGTCGTAACAAAGTATAAAAATTGGGATGAAATTAAAAATGGAAATGTCGCGGTCGCTTTAGCAACTGGAGGAAAAATTTTAGGCGTCTGTAATATTTTCAGGTATTCAATTAATCAGCATACTTCATTTATTGAAATGCTTGGTTGGGGTTTGTTCGGATTTACGTTATTGATCTTTGCCTATTTTTTATTTGAGTTTTTAACACCGAAATTTAATGTGGATGAGGAGATTGCTGCAGACAACCGTTCAGTAGGATTTATCTCGTTCACAATTTCTCTCGGTTTGTCATTTGTTATCGGAGCAAGTATTTCATAG
- a CDS encoding VOC family protein codes for MIEQLGQVMLYVEDQEQSKNFWTENLGFTVVSDINNGMRIITIAPKDETQTTIVLHDKKKIEEMSPELNLSTPSLMFYAQNLEELYEDFKAKGITVGEFMKMPFGKVFNFADDEENYFAVMEK; via the coding sequence ATGATTGAACAATTAGGGCAAGTCATGTTGTATGTAGAAGACCAGGAACAGTCAAAAAATTTCTGGACTGAAAACTTAGGATTTACTGTAGTTTCCGACATCAATAACGGCATGCGGATTATTACGATTGCACCAAAAGATGAAACACAGACAACCATTGTATTACATGATAAAAAGAAAATTGAAGAAATGTCTCCGGAATTGAATTTGTCTACACCTTCATTAATGTTCTATGCACAAAATTTAGAGGAACTGTATGAAGATTTTAAGGCAAAAGGTATTACGGTCGGGGAATTTATGAAGATGCCTTTCGGGAAAGTTTTCAACTTTGCCGATGATGAGGAAAATTATTTTGCGGTAATGGAAAAATAA
- a CDS encoding endonuclease MutS2, with the protein MIEQRALKTLEFHKVREQVAAFCTNSIGKQAIDELVPETDYDTVVELLEEMDEGLAILRVKGNVPLGGIFDVRPHARRSQIGGMLSPMELMEIASTIRASRILRNFIEDIESENTIEIPHFIERKEQMPVLTALQHEINDCIDDNGTVLDSASAALRSIRQSLRSEESKVRQKLESLTRGSNATKMLSDAIITIRNDRFVIPVKQEYRSHYGGIVHDQSASGQTLFIEPDAVIQANNEVQRLKVKEKAEIERILSELTLKVQEVGHEIFVLVQLLGELDVILAKGKYGQANKCTMPKMNKEGYTRLVRARHPLLPIEEAVANTIEFGRDVTAIVITGPNTGGKTVTLKTVGLCTIMAQCGLPVPAMDGSELAVFDQIFADIGDEQSIEQSLSTFSSHMVNIVDILSKFNEKSLILFDELGAGTDPQEGAALAIAILDETVDRGARVMATSHYPELKAYGYNRPSVVNASVEFDIETLSPTYRLLIGVPGRSNAFEISKRLGLSSNVIDHAKSFTGTDRHEVESMIASLEESRLRSEREADEAHLLLEDAQKIRAELEERLRIYDEKKENLEKKAKDKARKIVDEAKKEAESIIAELRKMKENAALSVKEHELIDAKKRLDNAAPIDNNKVLQKAVAARERKQNLQVGDEVKVLSYGQKGTLLQKAGNEWVVQIGILKMKLPESDLEYVKPEKEQVTRPMMNVKNRNSVVKLELDLRGERYEEALIRTEKYLDDALLANYPRVSIIHGKGTGALRQGIQNFLKNHKRVKSYRYGEAGEGGFGVTVVELK; encoded by the coding sequence ATGATCGAACAACGAGCATTGAAAACACTAGAATTTCATAAAGTACGCGAGCAAGTAGCAGCCTTTTGTACAAACTCTATCGGAAAACAGGCAATCGATGAACTAGTACCGGAAACGGATTACGATACAGTAGTCGAACTCCTGGAAGAAATGGATGAAGGGCTCGCGATTTTGCGTGTGAAAGGCAATGTACCGTTGGGCGGCATTTTTGATGTCCGACCACATGCACGACGCTCACAAATCGGCGGTATGCTCAGCCCGATGGAATTAATGGAAATTGCAAGCACAATACGGGCAAGCCGGATTCTAAGAAATTTCATTGAAGATATCGAATCGGAAAATACTATTGAAATCCCGCATTTTATTGAACGTAAAGAACAAATGCCTGTCTTGACGGCATTGCAGCATGAAATTAATGATTGTATCGATGATAATGGTACAGTGCTTGATTCAGCAAGCGCTGCATTACGCTCAATTCGCCAGTCTTTGCGTTCAGAAGAATCGAAAGTGCGTCAAAAGCTGGAAAGTCTTACACGTGGTTCGAATGCAACGAAAATGCTGTCTGACGCGATTATTACGATTCGTAATGACCGCTTCGTAATCCCTGTTAAACAAGAGTATCGTTCACATTATGGCGGAATCGTCCACGATCAGTCCGCTTCAGGTCAAACATTATTTATTGAGCCTGATGCGGTGATTCAAGCGAACAATGAAGTACAGCGTCTAAAGGTGAAAGAAAAGGCAGAAATTGAGCGCATTTTATCCGAGCTTACATTAAAGGTACAGGAAGTCGGTCATGAAATATTCGTTCTAGTGCAGTTACTTGGAGAACTGGATGTTATTTTAGCAAAAGGAAAATACGGACAAGCAAATAAATGCACAATGCCAAAAATGAATAAAGAAGGTTATACACGACTGGTCCGAGCACGGCATCCGCTCTTGCCGATTGAAGAGGCTGTTGCCAATACGATTGAATTTGGACGAGATGTTACAGCTATTGTTATTACAGGACCAAATACAGGTGGTAAAACAGTAACACTGAAAACAGTAGGACTATGTACAATAATGGCCCAGTGTGGACTGCCTGTTCCGGCAATGGATGGTTCGGAGTTAGCAGTGTTTGACCAAATCTTTGCTGATATTGGTGATGAACAGTCAATCGAACAGTCATTATCAACTTTCTCATCTCATATGGTGAATATAGTAGACATTTTAAGCAAATTTAATGAAAAATCATTGATTTTATTCGATGAGCTTGGCGCAGGTACGGATCCGCAAGAAGGTGCTGCTCTTGCAATTGCCATACTGGATGAAACAGTCGATCGCGGTGCACGTGTAATGGCGACTTCCCACTATCCGGAGTTGAAGGCATATGGCTATAACCGTCCTTCTGTTGTCAACGCAAGTGTAGAGTTCGATATTGAAACACTTAGCCCGACTTATCGATTGTTGATCGGAGTGCCGGGTCGTTCCAATGCATTTGAAATATCCAAACGTCTTGGATTAAGCTCAAATGTAATTGACCATGCAAAATCCTTTACAGGTACTGACCGTCATGAAGTAGAGTCTATGATTGCGTCACTAGAAGAAAGCCGATTAAGATCTGAACGTGAAGCCGACGAAGCCCATCTTTTACTGGAAGATGCACAAAAAATCCGTGCAGAGCTGGAAGAACGTCTTCGTATTTATGATGAGAAAAAGGAAAACCTGGAGAAAAAAGCGAAAGACAAGGCTCGAAAAATTGTCGATGAGGCGAAGAAGGAAGCGGAATCGATTATTGCTGAGCTAAGAAAAATGAAAGAAAATGCCGCATTATCGGTGAAAGAGCATGAGTTAATCGATGCGAAAAAGCGTTTAGATAATGCAGCGCCGATTGATAACAATAAAGTGCTTCAAAAGGCTGTTGCTGCCCGGGAACGTAAGCAGAATCTGCAAGTGGGCGATGAAGTGAAAGTTTTAAGCTACGGTCAGAAAGGAACACTCCTGCAAAAAGCTGGAAATGAATGGGTTGTTCAAATTGGGATTTTAAAAATGAAACTGCCCGAATCTGATTTAGAATATGTGAAGCCGGAAAAAGAACAAGTTACTCGTCCGATGATGAATGTAAAAAATCGTAACAGCGTCGTGAAACTTGAACTTGACTTACGCGGAGAACGATATGAAGAAGCGCTTATTCGCACAGAAAAGTATTTGGATGATGCATTATTAGCGAACTATCCGCGTGTATCGATTATTCATGGTAAAGGCACAGGGGCATTACGCCAAGGGATTCAGAACTTCCTGAAAAACCATAAGCGCGTCAAATCATACAGATATGGTGAAGCGGGCGAAGGCGGGTTCGGTGTGACAGTTGTAGAACTAAAATAG
- the zapA gene encoding cell division protein ZapA encodes MAEQEKNRISVEIYGNTYKMVGTESSVHMRLVASLVDDKMREISAHNPSLDTAKLAVLTAVNSVHDYLLLKEKFEKLEIQLKHLKG; translated from the coding sequence TTGGCTGAGCAAGAAAAGAATCGCATTTCCGTAGAAATATATGGTAATACATATAAAATGGTAGGAACAGAATCATCGGTCCACATGCGTCTTGTTGCTTCATTAGTGGACGACAAAATGCGGGAAATCAGTGCCCATAATCCATCTTTAGATACAGCGAAGCTTGCTGTATTAACAGCCGTTAATTCTGTGCACGACTATCTCTTATTAAAAGAGAAATTTGAAAAACTAGAAATACAATTGAAACATTTGAAGGGTTGA
- the rnhC gene encoding ribonuclease HIII: MTNIVLLCSAEQQQSIQQFYKDALIERKAPGVIFAAKLADTAITAYKSGKVMFQGAGAEREAARWGQAGASTAKIASTKGDTLPDNFASLSVLGSDETGTGDYFGPVTVAAVYVPADKIALVQELGVKDSKQLTDDYMRQIAPDLMKVCVHSILTLRNDKYNAIQARGYSQGKIKALLHNQALKHVLTKIAPETPQYILIDQFAERGIYYNHIKNEKEIVRQNVLFSTKAENLHVAVATASILARYAFLKEMDRLAKVTGFPLQKGASGKVDEMAAKIWLKHGEETLRSLTKWHFANTEKARKLLQKKK, encoded by the coding sequence ATGACAAATATCGTTTTACTTTGCAGTGCTGAACAACAGCAATCAATTCAACAATTCTATAAAGACGCTCTTATTGAACGAAAAGCTCCCGGCGTTATTTTTGCTGCAAAACTTGCAGATACGGCTATTACTGCATATAAGTCAGGGAAAGTAATGTTTCAAGGGGCTGGTGCAGAACGTGAAGCGGCACGCTGGGGGCAAGCAGGTGCTTCAACGGCTAAAATTGCCTCCACGAAAGGTGATACACTTCCGGACAATTTTGCGTCATTATCAGTTTTAGGCTCAGATGAGACTGGAACGGGCGATTACTTTGGCCCTGTAACGGTTGCCGCTGTCTATGTTCCCGCAGATAAAATAGCGCTCGTCCAGGAACTTGGTGTGAAGGATTCCAAACAATTGACTGATGACTATATGCGACAAATTGCTCCGGACTTGATGAAGGTATGCGTTCACAGTATTTTGACGCTGCGCAACGATAAATACAATGCAATTCAGGCACGCGGGTATTCGCAGGGGAAAATTAAAGCGCTGCTGCACAATCAGGCATTAAAGCATGTACTGACAAAAATAGCACCGGAAACCCCGCAATATATTTTAATCGACCAATTTGCAGAGCGTGGAATTTACTATAATCACATTAAAAATGAAAAAGAAATTGTCCGCCAAAATGTCCTGTTCTCGACTAAAGCAGAAAATCTGCATGTAGCTGTTGCTACTGCATCGATTTTGGCGCGTTATGCATTTCTTAAAGAAATGGATCGTCTTGCCAAAGTGACAGGGTTCCCTCTTCAAAAAGGAGCAAGCGGCAAAGTCGATGAAATGGCCGCTAAAATTTGGTTGAAGCATGGCGAGGAGACGCTTCGTTCCCTAACGAAATGGCATTTTGCCAATACGGAAAAAGCACGCAAACTTCTGCAAAAGAAAAAATAG
- the polX gene encoding DNA polymerase/3'-5' exonuclease PolX, with product MNKKIIIRTLEKIALYMELQAENPFKVSAFRKAAAALEADERSLSEIDDITAIKGIGKGTAAVITEMMEIGESTVLKELEEVVPKGLVPLMKLPGLGGKKLAKLYQELNIVDAATLKAACEAGQVRGLAGFAAKTEEKILKELETFGSRAERLPIWQLEPVVLEINELLASLPEVELFSVAGSFRRVAETSKDVDFIVATKEYEVVREAILTRLAILETVAAGDTKVSVVLDREEPVSVDFRLVTREEFATALHHFTGSKDHNVRMRQLAKSMGKKISEYGVEQEDGTVVTFESEEAFFAHFNLPYIPPTVRESGKELDRLDELSGLVKLEDIVADLHMHTTWSDGAHSVSEMGQALIDIGYSHAVITDHSQYLKVANGLTPERLEQQKLDICAFNEANPNFRLYRGTEMDILPDGTLDFGDDILKELDFVIASIHSSFTQSQDKIMARLKTAVENPYVHMIAHPTGRIVGQRGGYDPDVPLLIEWAAEHGKILELNANPYRLDLSIEYLMLAMEKNVPIAINTDAHAIDQLRFMDIGVKYAQKAWLKKDLIVNTWSKEKFEAFIAKNKEK from the coding sequence ATGAACAAAAAAATTATTATTCGTACATTGGAAAAAATCGCTTTATATATGGAGCTGCAGGCAGAAAATCCGTTCAAAGTATCCGCCTTTCGAAAAGCGGCAGCTGCACTTGAAGCAGATGAGCGCAGCCTAAGCGAAATTGATGATATTACAGCAATTAAAGGGATCGGCAAAGGAACGGCAGCGGTTATTACAGAGATGATGGAAATCGGGGAATCGACTGTATTGAAAGAGCTGGAGGAAGTCGTACCGAAAGGACTCGTTCCATTAATGAAACTACCGGGTTTAGGCGGTAAAAAGCTTGCCAAATTGTATCAGGAACTGAACATAGTGGATGCAGCCACATTAAAGGCAGCATGTGAGGCTGGACAAGTAAGAGGGCTAGCCGGGTTTGCGGCAAAAACAGAGGAAAAAATTTTAAAAGAACTTGAAACATTTGGTTCCCGCGCTGAGCGGTTACCTATTTGGCAGCTTGAGCCTGTCGTATTGGAAATTAACGAGCTTTTAGCAAGTTTGCCTGAAGTGGAGCTGTTCTCGGTTGCAGGGAGCTTCCGGCGTGTTGCGGAAACGAGTAAAGATGTTGATTTTATCGTGGCAACAAAAGAATATGAAGTTGTACGTGAAGCAATTTTAACTCGCCTCGCAATATTGGAAACTGTTGCAGCCGGGGATACAAAAGTGTCCGTTGTATTGGACCGTGAAGAACCGGTAAGTGTGGATTTCCGTTTAGTGACGCGTGAAGAATTTGCAACAGCACTTCATCATTTCACCGGTTCGAAAGACCATAATGTACGCATGCGTCAGCTTGCAAAATCAATGGGGAAGAAAATTAGTGAATATGGTGTCGAGCAGGAAGACGGCACTGTCGTAACATTTGAATCGGAAGAAGCGTTTTTTGCGCATTTTAACTTACCTTATATTCCGCCGACTGTACGTGAAAGCGGTAAAGAATTAGATCGTCTGGACGAGTTGAGCGGGCTGGTGAAGCTGGAAGATATCGTAGCGGATCTTCATATGCATACAACTTGGTCTGATGGCGCGCATTCAGTTAGCGAGATGGGGCAAGCTTTAATAGATATCGGGTATTCCCATGCGGTCATTACCGATCACTCGCAATACTTAAAAGTGGCCAATGGTTTAACACCTGAGAGACTTGAGCAGCAAAAGCTCGATATTTGTGCATTTAACGAAGCAAATCCTAATTTCCGACTTTACAGAGGTACGGAAATGGATATTCTGCCTGATGGGACATTAGACTTTGGAGACGATATTTTAAAAGAATTGGATTTTGTAATTGCATCGATCCACTCAAGTTTTACACAATCGCAGGACAAAATTATGGCGCGTTTAAAAACAGCGGTAGAAAATCCGTATGTCCATATGATTGCTCACCCGACAGGCCGAATTGTCGGGCAGCGCGGAGGCTATGATCCGGATGTGCCGTTATTGATCGAATGGGCGGCAGAACATGGTAAAATATTGGAACTCAATGCAAATCCATACCGACTGGACTTAAGCATCGAATATTTAATGCTGGCAATGGAGAAAAATGTACCAATCGCCATCAATACGGATGCGCATGCAATTGACCAGCTGCGCTTTATGGACATCGGTGTCAAATACGCACAAAAAGCATGGCTAAAAAAAGATCTGATCGTCAATACATGGTCAAAAGAAAAGTTCGAAGCATTTATTGCGAAAAATAAAGAAAAGTAA
- a CDS encoding enoyl-CoA hydratase, whose protein sequence is MEFLSWKVEEGVAIATISRPPANALSQGLIQDVDALLDAVEEDENVRVIVLHGEGRFFSAGADIKEFTSVQSGEAFTGLAKNGQDVFERIETFGKPVIAAIHGAALGGGLELAMGCHMRFVTASAKLGLPELSLGLIPGFAGTQRLPRYVGVAKAAEMMFTSDPISGTEAVEWGLANRAFSDEELLPETLKIAKKIAKKSPIALKAAIQMLNYSKPSSYYDGVNAEANSFGEVFVSEDAKEGIQAFIEKREPVFTGK, encoded by the coding sequence ATGGAGTTTCTAAGTTGGAAAGTAGAAGAAGGGGTCGCAATAGCAACGATTTCAAGACCACCAGCAAATGCACTTTCACAAGGCTTAATCCAAGATGTGGATGCACTTTTAGACGCTGTAGAAGAAGATGAAAATGTACGTGTCATTGTCTTGCATGGCGAAGGACGTTTTTTCTCTGCAGGTGCGGATATTAAAGAGTTTACAAGCGTACAGTCAGGAGAAGCATTTACAGGATTGGCGAAAAATGGACAAGATGTTTTCGAACGTATCGAAACATTCGGTAAACCGGTTATTGCCGCAATACATGGTGCAGCATTAGGCGGGGGCTTGGAACTAGCGATGGGATGCCATATGCGCTTTGTAACCGCATCGGCTAAATTAGGCTTACCTGAACTATCATTAGGCTTAATACCCGGATTTGCAGGAACACAGCGATTACCACGATATGTTGGTGTAGCAAAAGCGGCGGAAATGATGTTTACAAGCGACCCGATTTCCGGGACTGAAGCTGTTGAATGGGGATTAGCAAACCGTGCTTTTTCCGATGAAGAGCTGTTGCCTGAAACATTGAAAATCGCTAAAAAAATTGCGAAGAAATCACCAATTGCTCTTAAAGCAGCGATCCAAATGCTGAATTACTCGAAACCATCTTCTTATTACGATGGAGTAAATGCTGAAGCAAACAGCTTCGGTGAAGTATTTGTTTCTGAAGATGCTAAAGAAGGAATCCAAGCATTTATTGAAAAACGTGAGCCGGTATTTACTGGCAAATAA
- a CDS encoding long-chain-fatty-acid--CoA ligase: MTEKVWLASYPKEVPHSIELPEIPVHHFLTQAFESMPNKVAIHFMGRELTYKELYESALKFANYLRSLGVEKGDRVAIMLPNCPQAVIAYYGTMYAGGVVVQTNPLYTERELQYQMADSGAKVILVMDILYPRAMKILHETNIENVIVSGIKDYLPFPKNLVYPFIQKKQYGFSVKVEHSGTNHLFTEIMKMAKTDKIEQDFDFEDDLALLQYTGGTTGYPKGVMLTHKNLIANTLMCDAWMYKCKKGEEIILGILPFFHVYGMTTVLILSVMQQGKMVLLPKFDAEQALKTIDKQKPTLFPGAPTMYIGLLNHPDLAKYDLSSIKACLSGSAALPLEVQEKFEELTGGRLVEGYGLTETSPVTHANPIWDHRINGSIGLPWPNTEAVILRSGETEVLPVGEIGEIAVKGPQVMKGYWNRPEETAMTFADGWFLTGDLGYMDEKGYFYVVDRKKDMIIAGGFNIYPREVEEVLYEHEAIQECVVAGIPDPYRGETVKAYIVLKEGKSVTDKELNEYCRKNLAAYKVPRFYEFRQELPKTAVGKILRRTLIEEEKQKMAQQEAK, encoded by the coding sequence ATGACAGAAAAAGTTTGGTTGGCAAGCTATCCAAAAGAAGTCCCGCATTCTATTGAGCTGCCGGAAATTCCTGTGCACCATTTTTTAACACAAGCATTTGAGTCGATGCCTAATAAAGTGGCTATACACTTCATGGGGCGCGAGCTTACGTACAAAGAGCTTTATGAATCAGCGTTGAAGTTTGCGAACTACCTGCGTTCTCTAGGGGTGGAGAAGGGGGACCGTGTAGCAATCATGCTGCCGAACTGTCCGCAAGCGGTAATCGCCTATTATGGTACGATGTATGCAGGAGGCGTTGTCGTTCAGACAAATCCGCTTTATACAGAACGTGAGCTGCAATATCAGATGGCGGATTCCGGTGCAAAAGTAATATTAGTGATGGATATTTTATATCCAAGGGCAATGAAAATATTACATGAGACAAATATTGAAAATGTCATCGTTTCAGGAATTAAAGACTACTTGCCGTTCCCGAAAAACTTGGTGTATCCGTTCATTCAGAAGAAACAGTACGGTTTCAGTGTAAAGGTGGAACATAGCGGCACAAACCACCTGTTCACAGAAATCATGAAAATGGCGAAAACGGATAAAATCGAGCAAGACTTTGACTTTGAAGATGATTTGGCATTATTGCAATACACTGGCGGGACGACAGGTTACCCGAAAGGTGTTATGTTAACGCATAAAAACCTGATTGCAAATACATTAATGTGTGATGCATGGATGTATAAATGTAAAAAGGGTGAAGAAATAATTTTAGGCATATTACCATTCTTCCATGTATATGGTATGACAACGGTATTAATTTTATCGGTCATGCAGCAAGGCAAGATGGTATTACTTCCGAAATTTGATGCAGAACAAGCATTGAAAACGATTGATAAACAAAAACCAACATTATTCCCCGGTGCCCCAACAATGTATATCGGCTTGTTGAATCACCCGGATTTAGCAAAATATGATCTATCGTCAATTAAGGCATGTCTAAGCGGTTCTGCTGCATTGCCACTGGAAGTTCAGGAAAAGTTTGAAGAATTGACAGGCGGTCGTTTAGTAGAAGGATACGGCTTGACCGAAACTTCTCCAGTTACACATGCGAACCCGATTTGGGACCACCGTATCAACGGTTCGATCGGTTTACCTTGGCCAAATACCGAAGCGGTGATTTTACGTTCAGGTGAAACAGAAGTGTTGCCAGTAGGTGAAATCGGCGAAATAGCGGTAAAAGGACCACAAGTTATGAAGGGCTACTGGAATCGTCCTGAAGAAACAGCAATGACATTTGCAGATGGCTGGTTTTTAACGGGTGATTTAGGTTATATGGATGAGAAGGGATATTTCTATGTTGTTGACCGCAAAAAAGATATGATTATTGCAGGCGGATTTAATATTTACCCGCGTGAAGTGGAAGAAGTGCTGTATGAGCATGAGGCCATCCAGGAGTGTGTTGTTGCCGGTATACCGGATCCGTACCGTGGAGAAACCGTAAAGGCATACATTGTTCTTAAAGAGGGTAAATCTGTAACAGATAAAGAACTGAACGAGTATTGCCGTAAAAACCTGGCTGCTTATAAAGTGCCGCGTTTCTATGAATTCCGTCAAGAGCTGCCGAAAACAGCCGTAGGAAAAATTTTGCGTCGTACACTTATTGAAGAAGAAAAACAGAAAATGGCACAACAAGAAGCAAAATAA
- a CDS encoding TetR/AcrR family transcriptional regulator, with translation MKRNKPKYMQIVDAAVIAIAENGYHQAQVSKIAKQAGVADGTIYLYFKNKEDILISVFQEKMGIFAENLQAIIKSGETASDKLCKMIENHFQVLSSDRHLATVTQLELRQSNKEIRLKINSILKEYLILLDQILIEGMLNGEFNQTMDVRIARQMVFGTIDEITTTWVMNENRYDLLEQAPKVKQLLLNALKA, from the coding sequence TTGAAACGAAACAAACCCAAATATATGCAAATAGTAGACGCAGCAGTCATTGCTATCGCAGAAAATGGTTATCATCAAGCCCAAGTTTCAAAAATAGCTAAACAAGCTGGGGTTGCCGATGGTACAATCTACTTATATTTCAAAAACAAAGAAGATATCCTAATTTCTGTATTCCAGGAAAAAATGGGTATTTTCGCAGAGAATTTACAGGCTATAATAAAAAGTGGGGAAACTGCTTCCGATAAGTTATGTAAAATGATCGAAAATCATTTCCAAGTTCTATCAAGTGATCGTCACTTGGCAACTGTAACTCAGCTTGAGCTACGGCAATCGAATAAAGAAATTAGACTGAAAATTAATTCTATTCTAAAAGAATACTTAATTTTACTGGATCAAATTTTGATCGAAGGTATGCTAAATGGCGAATTCAACCAGACGATGGATGTCCGTATTGCGAGACAAATGGTGTTTGGTACAATTGACGAAATTACGACAACTTGGGTAATGAATGAAAATCGATATGATTTATTAGAGCAAGCTCCGAAAGTAAAGCAGTTACTGCTAAACGCACTAAAAGCATAA
- a CDS encoding CvpA family protein, with product MLDLIILAVFIISLIVGAKRGFVVQLINIGSFIIALIVAIIYYKPLAEKFVLWIPYPGFTEGSTMTLVLDSLDVDRTFYRVFAFAIIFFAVKIALQIVGSMFDFLTYLPVLSSLNYVLGAVLGFIEMYLVLFIGLYVVALLPVESIQTFIDSSILAGLILEHTPIITSMFQNWWYIQKN from the coding sequence ATGTTGGATTTAATTATTCTTGCAGTCTTTATCATTAGTCTTATAGTTGGAGCGAAACGAGGGTTCGTTGTTCAGCTGATTAATATCGGAAGTTTTATTATTGCCCTCATTGTAGCGATTATTTATTATAAACCGCTTGCAGAAAAATTTGTTTTATGGATTCCGTATCCAGGATTTACAGAAGGTTCAACAATGACGCTCGTTCTGGATTCACTCGATGTTGACCGTACATTCTATCGCGTCTTTGCGTTTGCCATTATTTTCTTTGCAGTTAAGATTGCCTTGCAAATAGTCGGGTCGATGTTTGATTTTTTAACGTATTTACCTGTATTAAGTTCTCTAAACTATGTATTAGGGGCAGTTCTTGGATTTATCGAAATGTATCTTGTCTTGTTTATCGGGCTGTATGTTGTGGCATTGCTGCCTGTGGAATCGATTCAGACATTCATTGACAGTTCGATTTTGGCAGGACTCATACTTGAGCATACACCGATTATTACGAGCATGTTCCAAAATTGGTGGTATATTCAAAAAAACTAA